A genome region from Carya illinoinensis cultivar Pawnee chromosome 2, C.illinoinensisPawnee_v1, whole genome shotgun sequence includes the following:
- the LOC122300321 gene encoding squamosa promoter-binding-like protein 1, with protein MEAKCRGKAHELYGPAVPDLKGVGKRSLEWDLNDWKWDGDLFRATPLNSQRSDCQSRQLFPVEPEIPENTGLYNSSSSGSDEINLLDNGGKRELEKRRRAVAVEDEELNGETRSLNLKLGGQVYPIMEGELKSGKKTKVVGTMANLAVCQVEDCKADLSNAKDYHRRHKVCEMHSKASKALVGKVMQRFCQQCSRFHVLQQFDEGKRSCRRRLDGHNRRRRKTHPDTLDNGGSLNAERGSSYILISLLRILSNIHSNSSDQTKDQDLLSHLLRNLANTVDGRNISALLEGPQGLLNAGTSTGASQKVPEVIPNGSEHSRPYSSTSKMDDCVNVQDHCIPVGQSMTAFASVLAQKRICSDDTEGGHLKALSGAQGTNLAPSRDGLPSKSIISETKVGEVKLNKIDLNNVCDDSEDYIEQVGRSRAPENSGTGFVGLPLWLQKDPHKSTSPQPSGNSDSTSSPSSSGGEVQGRTDRIVFKLFGKDPNDLPLVLRTQILDWLSHSPTDIESYIRPGCIILTTYLRLEKSMWEEFCRDLGSYLTRLLDSCNNSFWRTGWVYIRVQHCVAFMYNGQIVLDTPLPLKSNKNCRISSIKPIAVSLSESVRFIVKGFNLSRPTARLLCAQEGKYLVQETCYDLMDGADAAIRHDELQCLSFPCSIPNVIGRGFIEVEDHGLSSSFFPFIVVEKEVCSEICMLEHTIEVAETVDDIQKMPELLEAKTQALDFIHEIGWLLHRSHTKFRLGDMDPNQNLFPFKRFKWLIAFSMDHDWCAVVKKLLDILLEDVVDTGDHPSIELALLDLGLLHRAVRRNCRPMVDLLLRFFPDKVSDKRGAQEKQQVDNACSGFLFKPDTVGPAGLTPLHVAASRSGSENVLDALTDDPGLVGVEAWKSARDSTGLTPNDYACLRGHYSYIHLVQKKLSKKSESRHVALDIAGAVLDFNNKRKQSDGHKLSKVASLQIEKIEIGATYQHCKICERKLSYGSMRRSLVYQPAMLSMVAIAAVCVCVALLFKSSPEVLYVFQPFRWERLKYGSS; from the exons ATGGAGGCTAAATGTAGAGGCAAAGCTCATGAATTATATGGTCCGGCGGTTCCAGATTtgaagggagttgggaaaaggAGTTTGGAATGGGATTTGAATGACTGGAAATGGGATGGAGATCTCTTCAGAGCAACTCCATTGAACTCTCAACGATCAGATTGTCAGAGTAGGCAGTTATTTCCAGTTGAACCAGAAATTCCCGAAAATACTGGTCTGTACAACAGTTCATCTTCTGGCTCAGATGAGATTAATCTATTGGATAATGGGGGCAAGAGGGAATTGGAGAAGCGGAGGAGGGCGGTGGCCGTTGAAGATGAAGAATTGAATGGTGAAACTAGGTCTCTTAACTTAAAGCTCGGTGGCCAAGTTTACCCTATCATGGAAGGGGAGTTGAAGAGTGGGAAGAAGACAAAGGTTGTTGGGACTATGGCGAACCTTGCGGTTTGTCAGGTAGAGGACTGCAAGGCTGATCTCAGCAATGCCAAGGATTACCACCGAAGACATAAGGTTTGTGAAATGCATTCCAAGGCCAGCAAAGCACTGGTGGGAAAGGTTATGCAACGGTTCTGTCAGCAGTGTAGCAG GTTTCATGTTCTTCAACAGTTTGATGAGGGAAAGAGAAGTTGTCGCAGACGTTTAGATGGCCATAataggaggaggaggaaaacGCATCCTGACACTCTGGATAATGGAGGCTCTCTGAATGCTGAAAGAGGTAGCAGTTATATACTAATAAGTCTGCTAAGAATTCTCTCCAACATCCATT CAAATAGCTCAGATCAAACAAAGGACCAGGATCTGCTATCTCATCTGTTGAGGAACCTAGCCAATACAGTCGATGGAAGGAACATATCTGCCTTACTCGAGGGACCTCAAGGTTTGCTGAATGCTGGGACATCTACTGGGGCCTCACAAAAGGTGCCTGAAGTTATTCCAAATGGCTCTGAACACTCTAGGCCTTATAGTTCCACCTCTAAGATGGATGATTGCGTTAACGTTCAAGACCATTGTATTCCTGTGGGACAATCCATGACAGCATTTGCATCTGTTTTGGCACAGAAAAGAATATGTTCAGATGATACTGAGGGTGGACATCTAAAAGCCCTATCTGGTGCACAGGGCACAAATCTGGCCCCATCAAGGGATGGGCTTCCATCCAAATCAATTATATCAGAAACAAAAGTTGGGGAGGTCAAATTAAATAAGATTGATTTGAATAATGTATGTGATGATTCAGAAGACTATATTGAGCAAGTAGGGAGGTCTCGTGCACCTGAAAACTCAGGGACTGGGTTTGTTGGCCTTCCATTATGGCTACAGAAAGACCCTCATAAGTCTACCTCACCTCAGCCTAGTGGCAACTCGGATTCAACTTCGTCACCATCTAGTTCCGGTGGAGAGGTTCAG GGTCGCACTGATCGAATAGTTTTCAAACTCTTTGGAAAAGATCCAAACGATTTACCTCTTGTTCTCCGAACACAG ATCCTCGATTGGTTATCCCATAGTCCTACCGATATAGAGAGCTATATAAGGCCAGGCTGTATCATATTAACGACATACCTCCGTCTAGAAAAATCCATGTGGGAGGAG TTCTGTCGTGATCTGGGATCCTATCTGACAAGGCTACTTGACTCATGCAATAATTCTTTCTGGAGAACAGGATGGGTATATATTAGGGTGCAACATTGTGTGGCATTTATGTATAATg GTCAGATTGTCTTAGACACACCCTTACCTTTGAAAAGCAATAAAAATTGCAGGATTTCAAGCATCAAGCCAATTGCTGTTTCCTTATCTGAGAGTGTTCGGTTTATCGTAAAAGGATTTAACCTTTCTCGGCCCACTGCTag GTTACTCTGTGCTCAAGAAGGGAAGTATCTGGTCCAGGAAACGTGTTACGACTTGATGGACGGAGCTGATGCAGCCATTAGGCATGATGAACTCCAATGCCTCAGCTTTCCCTGCTCTATTCCAAATGTTATTGGGAGAGGGTTCATTGAG GTTGAAGATCATGGTCTCAGCAGCAGCTTCTTTCCATTTATAGTTGTAGAGAAAGAAGTCTGTTCTGAGATCTGTATGCTTGAGCACACAATTGAGGTGGCTGAAACTGTTGATGACATTCAGAAAATGCCTGAACTGCTGGAAGCCAAAACTCAAGCCCTGGACTTCATACATGAAATAGGTTGGCTGCTTCATAGAAGTCACACAAAATTTAGATTAGGTGACATGGATCCAAACCAGAATCTCTTTCCCTTCAAACGGTTCAAGTGGCTCATAGCATTCTCCATGGACCATGATTGGTGTGCCGTAGTAAAGAAACTCTTGGACATTCTTCTTGAGGATGTAGTTGACACTGGAGATCACCCTTCCATTGAGCTTGCATTGTTGGATTTGGGTCTCCTCCACAGAGCTGTCCGGAGAAACTGCAGGCCTATGGTTGACCTCCTGTTAAGATTTTTCCCAGATAAAGTTTCGGATAAAAGAGGAGCCCAGGAAAAGCAACAGGTTGATAATGCCTGTAGTGGTTTCTTATTTAAACCTGATACAGTAGGGCCGGCAGGACTTACTCCTCTTCATGTCGCTGCCAGTAGATCCGGCTCTGAGAATGTTTTGGATGCCTTAACTGATGATCCTGGACTG GTTGGAGTTGAAGCATGGAAAAGTGCTCGTGATAGTACAGGTTTGACACCCAATGATTATGCTTGCCTGCGAGGCCACTACTCCTACATACATCTTGTCCAAAAGAAATTGAGCAAGAAATCGGAAAGCAGGCATGTGGCACTTGATATCGCTGGTGCTGTCCTAGACTTCAATAACAAAAGGAAGCAATCAGATGGGCATAAGTTGTCAAAAGTTGCCAGCCTGCAAATTGAGAAGATTGAAATCGGAGCAACTTATCAACATTGCAAGATATGTGAGCGGAAGCTGTCTTATGGCAGCATGAGAAGATCACTGGTATACCAGCCGGCAATGCTTTCAATGGTGGCAATTGCTGCCGTTTGCGTGTGTGTGGCTTTGCTCTTCAAAAGCTCACCTGAAGTTCTTTATGTGTTCCAGCCATTCAGGTGGGAACGGTTGAAGTATGGGTCAAGCTAA